The sequence ATGACAATGGTCCTGAAAAGATGATACTTCTAACGGTGAGAGATAATACTGCTCCTGGTTATACCAAGCTGAAATGTAAAGGTTCAGACATGGACAAGATTACTAATATAATGCCTGATTTAATAATCCAAAATGTCGAAGGTCAAAACTTTGTTGGTCATTTACTTGATACTTCTAACTTtaatgatagtgatgatgatgataatgatgatgattatgaaaaTAGTTTCATCGTCTCAGGGCCTGCTTTCACAGCTGCATGCTCTGTATCTAATGACAATGCAAATAGCTTTATTTGTCCTATAATATCGTTTTCATGGGATTTTGCATTAGCCGTTGAATTCACCTGTACTGATCATCTACAGAAGTGGAAGGAACGTAAGAGGTTTAACAGCTGGCCGGGAAAGGACCTAATTGAAGAAATATCTCAGATGACAGGACATGTTGTTCCTGTAGGCAATAAGGGAAGAGAGAGCGCTCACCTAGAATGGAGAATCACTTACACGGAAGCCGAGTTGAAATTGATACattcattaaatgaaatacaaattaaACTCTACATTCTCCTTAGAATGGTGGCAAAGAAAATTCTAAAACCTATATGTGCTGAGATATCATCTTACATCATGAAAAACGTATTGTTCTGGTTTGTTGAAAGAAGTCCGTCATACAGATTTCAGCATGAACATTTGATAGGTATACTTCATTTAGCACTGAGGTCATTGCAACGTTGTATACACAGAAAACGCTTGTCTAACTATATGATACCAGAACGAAATATGTTCGCCAGGAGATTTAGTGACGTCATTAAAGTTCAACTGGTTGAAGAACTTCACAAATTGCTCTATGTACAAGGACTACCTTTTGTTCTAGGTCAAGACGAATTCGGACCCCTTAGTGTTGCTGTGAAACATGTCATGCTCTTCTCGAAACGTGAACATTCAGAGGTTTCTCAATCTGCATC is a genomic window of Mercenaria mercenaria strain notata chromosome 18, MADL_Memer_1, whole genome shotgun sequence containing:
- the LOC128550531 gene encoding uncharacterized protein LOC128550531, whose amino-acid sequence is MNKKEFSCVISKALDTMKYGYDDIKIRAKLYRLCETIMNKSEDIEELISILAGSKAEGVSFAEDPDSDTDFMLVKKQCICCDNLHPYDNGPEKMILLTVRDNTAPGYTKLKCKGSDMDKITNIMPDLIIQNVEGQNFVGHLLDTSNFNDSDDDDNDDDYENSFIVSGPAFTAACSVSNDNANSFICPIISFSWDFALAVEFTCTDHLQKWKERKRFNSWPGKDLIEEISQMTGHVVPVGNKGRESAHLEWRITYTEAELKLIHSLNEIQIKLYILLRMVAKKILKPICAEISSYIMKNVLFWFVERSPSYRFQHEHLIGILHLALRSLQRCIHRKRLSNYMIPERNMFARRFSDVIKVQLVEELHKLLYVQGLPFVLGQDEFGPLSVAVKHVMLFSKREHSEVSQSASNLSINTQQLLQEMFEKANEMQNQIKTTGALLPVLNNDPVRFEDSVTRATSPSSKVIGG